From Pan paniscus chromosome 9, NHGRI_mPanPan1-v2.0_pri, whole genome shotgun sequence, the proteins below share one genomic window:
- the PNPLA2 gene encoding patatin-like phospholipase domain-containing protein 2, translated as MFPREKTWNISFAGCGFLGVYYVGVASCLREHAPFLVANATHIYGASAGALTATALVTGVCLGEAGAKFIEVSKEARKRFLGPLHPSFNLVKIIRSFLLKVLPADSHEHASGRLGISLTRVSDGENVIISHFNSKDELIQANVCSGFIPVYCGLIPPSLQGVRYVDGGISDNLPLYELKNTITVSPFSGESDICPQDSSTNIHELRVTNTSIQFNLRNLYRLSKALFPPEPLVLREMCKQGYRDGLRFLQRNGLLNRPNPLLALPPARPHGPEDKDQAVESAQAEDYSQLPGEDHILEHLPARLNEALLEACVEPTDLLTTLSNMLPVRLATAMMVPYTLPLESALSFTIRLLEWLPDVPEDIRWMKEQTGSICQYLVMRAKRKLGRHLPSRLPEQVELRRVQSLPSVPLSCAAYREALPGWMRNNFSLGDALAKWEECQRQLLLGLFCTNVAFPPEALRMRAPADPASPQHPPGLPPC; from the exons ATGTTTCCCCGCGAGAAGACGTGGAACATCTCGTTCGCGGGCTGCGGCTTCCTCGGCGTCTACTACGTCGGCGTGGCCTCCTGCCTCCGCGAGCACGCGCCCTTCCTGGTGGCCAACGCCACGCACATCTACGGCGCCTCGGCCGGGGCGCTCACGGCCACGGCGCTGGTCACCGGGGTCTGCCTGG GTGAGGCTGGTGCCAAGTTCATTGAGGTATCTAAAGAGGCCCGGAAGCGGTTCCTGGGCCCCCTGCACCCCTCCTTCAACCTGGTAAAGATCATCCGCAGTTTCCTGCTGAAGGTCCTGCCTGCTGATAGCCATGAGCATGCCAGTGGGCGCCTGGGCATCTCCCTGACCCGCGTGTCAGACGGCGAGAATGTCATTATATCCCACTTCAACTCCAAGGACGAGCTCAtccag GCCAATGTCTGCAGCGGTTTCATCCCCGTGTACTGTGggctcatccctccctccctccaggggGTG CGCTACGTGGATGGTGGCATTTCAGACAACCTGCCACTCTATGAGCTTAAGAACACCATCACAGTGTCCCCCTTCTCGGGCGAGAGTGACATCTGTCCGCAGGACAGCTCCACCAACATCCACGAGCTGCGGGTCACCAACACCAGCATCCAGTTCAACCTGCGCAACCTCTACCGCCTCTCCAAGGCCCTCTTCCCGCCAGAGCCCCTG GTGCTGCGAGAGATGTGCAAGCAGGGATACCGGGATGGCCTGCGCTTTCTGCAGCGGAACG gccTCCTGAACCGGCCCAACCCCTTGCTGGCGTTGCCCCCCGCCCGCCCCCACGGCCCAGAGGACAAGGACCAGGCAGTGGAGAGCGCCCAAGCGGAGGATTACTCGCAGCTGCCCGGAGAAGATCACATCCTGGAGCACCTGCCCGCCCGGCTCAATGAGG CCCTGCTGGAGGCCTGCGTGGAGCCCACGGATCTGCTGACCACCCTCTCCAACATGCTGCCTGTGCGTCTGGCCACGGCCATGATGGTGCCCTACACGCTGCCGCTGGAGAGCGCTCTGTCCTTCACCATCCG CTTGCTGGAGTGGCTGCCCGACGTTCCCGAGGACATCCGGTGGATGAAGGAGCAGACGGGCAGCATCTGCCAGTACCTGGTGATGCGCGCCAAGAGGAAGCTGGGCAGGCACCTGCCCTCCAG GCTGCCGGAGCAGGTGGAGCTGCGCCGCGTCCAGTCGCTGCCGTCCGTGCCGCTGTCCTGCGCCGCCTACAGAGAGGCACTGCCCGGCTGGATGCGCAACAACTTCTCGCTGGGGGACGCGCTGGCCAAGTGGGAGGAGTGCCAGCGCCAGCTGCTGCTCGGCCTCTTCTGCACCAACGTGGCCTTCCCGCCCGAAGCTCTGCGCATGCGCGCACCCGCCGACCCAGCGTCCCCGCAGCACCCGCCCGGCCTGCCCCCTTGCTGA
- the RPLP2 gene encoding large ribosomal subunit protein P2, protein MRYVASYLLAALGGNSSPSAKDIKKILDSVGIEADDDRLNKVISELNGKNIEDVIAQGIGKLASVPAGGAVAVSAAPGSAAPAAGSAPAAAEEKKDEKKEESEESDDDMGFGLFD, encoded by the exons ATGCGCTACGTCGCCTCCTACCTGCTGGCTGCCCTAGGGGGCAACTCCTCCCCCAGCGCCAAGGACATCAAGAAGATCTTGGACAGCGTGGGTATCGAGGCGGACGACGACCGGCTCAACAAG GTTATCAGTGAGCTGAATGGAAAAAACATTGAAGACGTCATTGCCCAGG GTATTGGCAAGCTTGCCAGTGTACCTGCCGGTGGGGCTGTAGCTGTCTCTGCTGCCCCAGGTTCTGCAGCCCCTGCTGCTGGTTCTGCCCCTGCTGCAG CAGAGGAGAAGAAAGATGAGAAGAAGGAGGAGTCTGAAGAGTCAGACGATGACATGGGATTTGGCCTTTTTGATTAA